Genomic window (Argopecten irradians isolate NY chromosome 2, Ai_NY, whole genome shotgun sequence):
CTGCTCCATCAGAGAAACACTATTGCAGAAATCCTTGAATGTATTGGGAAATCTGAGTAGCTTGCAGCATGAGGGGAGATTAGACCCACTAGCTTGATGTCAGTAGCAGGAAAAGTTAAGATAAAGCACTGAATAAGCATATAGATTAGAtttgttttcattcaaaataCCAGCTGGCAAACCTGCACACTTTAGGACAGAACAGAGTTGTTTGACTTTCTGGCTACACGATTGACAAAGtctcaaataaacattttatcacTAACCCTATTATATATAAGATACAAGGCTAAGTAAATAAGTGGTTTCTTATTTGGCTCTAAACAAAGGGTCGTGGCTAATGGTGGAAGCCTGTTCTGTTTGGAGTAACCACGAGTAAGCCCACAAGATGAGTGTGGTAGGTCCTGTTACCATGTCTGAGGTATCATCAAACTATTTGCTGTGACTCTTGACTCTTGAATGGTACGAAGACTGAAGACCTTTGATGTAACCTTGGCAAAAATCTTTATGGAACAACCAGATTGAAAATGAATTCAAATACCAAAACGGCAAGCATTTGAACATCAGAAAGCAAAATAGAATATAATCTGTTTATAGAATTACAACCTAAGTACAAGAATTATAGAAATCCAAAAGAATTATTCTGTATGACATTTACTTCCATGAATATCCCTAAACAATCTGACACGTGTATAAGTACAGATACAACGCACTCAACACAGAAACCACAAGAAAGGGATGTTCCAAAACAGACAAATACAAGCCAAAaaaactctaacaacacattTGCATCCGAGCATTTCTGACGAATCCTAGATCGATGAAACACATGTTTGGtgccctaacatcactgacgaatcCTAGATTGGTGAAACACATGTTTGGTGTCCTAACATCACAGACGAATCCTAGATTGGTGAAACACATGTTTGGTgtcctaacatcactgacgaatcCTAGATTGGTGAAACACATGTTTGGTgtcctaacatcactgacgaatcCTAGATCGGTGAAACACATGTTTGGTgtcctaacatcactgacgaatcCTAGATTGGTGAAACAGCTGTTTGGtgccctaacatcactgacgaatcCTAGATTGGTGAAACAGCTGTTTGGTGTCCTAACATCACTGCCGAATCCTAGATCGATGAAACACATGTTTGGTgtcctaacatcactgacgaatcCTAGATCGATGAAACACATGTTTGGtgccctaacatcactgacgaatcCTAGATTGGTGAAACACATGTTTGGTGTCCTAACATCAATGACGAATCCTAGATAGGTGAAACAGCTGTTTGGTgtcctaacatcactgacgaatcCTAGATCGATGAAACACATGTTTGGTGTCCTAACATAACTGACGAATTTTATATTGGTGAAACAGATATTTGGTGTCCTAACATCACTGCCGAATCCTAGATTGGTGAAACAGCTGTTTGGtgccctaacatcactgacgaatcCTAGATTGGTGAAACAGCTGTTTGGtgccctaacatcactgacgaatcCTAGATTGGTGAAACAGTTGTTTGGTgtcctaacatcactgacgaatcCTAGATCGATGAAACACATGTTTGGtgccctaacatcactgacgaattCTATATTGGTGAAACAGATATTTGGTgtcctaacatcactgacgaattCTATATTGGTGAAACACATGTTTGGTGTCCTAACATCACTGAAGAATCCTAGATTGGTGAAACACATGTTTGGTgtcctaacatcactgacgaattCTATATTGGTGAAACAGATATTTGGTGTCCTAACATCACTGCCGAATCCTAGATTGGTGAAACAGCTGTTTGGtgccctaacatcactgacgaatcCTAGATTGGTGAAACAGCTGTTTGGtgccctaacatcactgacgaatcCTAGATTGGTGAAACAGTTGTTTGGTgtcctaacatcactgacgaatcCTAGATCGATGAAACACATGTTTGGtgccctaacatcactgacgaatcCTAGATCATTGAAACACATGTTTGGTGCCCTAACATCCTAGATCAGTGAAACACATGTTTGGTGCCCTAACATCTTAGAACGGTGAAACACATGTTTGGTGCCCTAACATCCTAGATCGGTGAAACACATGTTTGGTGCCCTAACATCCTAGATCAGTGAAACACATGTTTGGTGCCCTAACATCTTAGAACGGTGAAACACATGTTTGGTGCCCTAACATCCTAGATCGGTGAAACACATGTTTGGTGCCCTAACATCCTAGATCGATGAAACACATGTTTGGTGCCCTAACATCCTAGATCGTTGAAACACATGTTTGGTGCCCTAACATCCTAGAACGGTGAAACACATGTTTGGTACCCTAACATCCTAGAACGGTGAAACACATGTTTGGTGCCCTACCATTATTGACCTTACTGGTGATAACTACACAGTAAAATCTTAAACACCTTTATGGTATTATTTCACACCACTAATGTGTTCTGCAGTAGCTACGAGACATAGTTATACACAATAAACTCCGCCAGATCTggtcaataaacaaatatacaaatagctacatgtataaagaaAATGCACAAAAGGGAGTCATAATTATTAAACTTCAGTTTATTATATGCCTTCAATGCATTTTTACAAGCAGtagtacaatataaaatgtccttTTTAAAACTGTAATCTTCCACAAAAGTTTTTGACAATAAATTCCTACCCACATATCTTTACACGTATTATGTTCCAGTTAATAATCACATTATAATATCAGAGTTAAAACGTTTTATACGTAGATGTACAATTATTTTGGCCGAGATCTAAGCACTTTGATTACACCAATACCAAGGAATAGCCACAGATAAAATGGTAATAAGTTAATTGGCAACGAAGAACCTCAAAcgaataaatgatttaaaaaaaataaaatcttgaataaatattttatatgaacaCAAGTTGCTTTTTACACTCAATCGAACCCATCCTTCATAAAACACATTGACTATCTAAGTTATCTAAACAATATGGACATCAAGGTTAATTGTTGTCACTCATATAACAACTAACTTCTTGAAAATATTCTGTCTATATGCACATATCATACATTTATTAAACTATGCTGATTTcgaattttgttaaaatattcaatCACTTTATTGACATAAACCTTCCTCCTAACGATTGTATACAAGAGTTGCTAGACAGTTAGACTGGTGTTGAGCTAGGGGGTTACCTGTCTAACCAGTACCCAGGTATGCTGATTTCCTCCTTTATTAAGTCCCAGGTTTATGCTAGGATCAATAAGATCACTACTCttcaataatatataaagttaaacGTGAATCCCTAGTTCATTGAATAATGAAACCAgaaacacaaaatattattaccatttcttcacattttttttacatgtatagaTGTAGTTGTGAAGGACTTAGCATTATGGAACAGTCTCCATCTTCTATGACCCAATGTCTAGTTTGTCGTGTACAAGTCTTAGATCCATTTTTATTTACTGATCGATAGACAAAGGAGGCTATGTATTAGTACAGCCATGAGATGGCACAACAGGCTACACCAACAAAAATTATCCTTAATAGTTATTAGTTTTCTTAATCTCACCTTTTGCTCGAATAGgctgccatcttgtttaccgctGTGCCCGTCTTTCCAAACTGGCGGGAATTTATGCCGTTTTGCATGTGCCGGAATTGCGCACGCATATTCGGCACATAATCAAGAGACTTTGCCGGTTTGCTGATCGGCAACAGGCTAACTGGCAAGCCAGAATCAAGTTCATCCATATTATTGTAGATACAATATTGGAAAAGTAAGGAAATTTATTTTGATGACAGAACGTTTTGGCAAATAATATCACTTTTACTTTTAGGAAAGTCCcaaaaatatgatgaaattttAACAGTGTGTTTTGCAAATATAACAAGTGATAGTTTAAAAtctacaaaacattgatataaagAAAACCTTCACCactatattaaataaaaataaagttagTCCACATACATAAAATGCTTAAAAGGTAAGAAGCTTCATAATTAAAAACTTATTATAAAAAATGCTTAATGCTGGGTATCTAGATATCAGTTCACTCATGtttatagtaacatatgatcaACCAATTTTGTTGCTTCTGAAAACAGTTTCAGTTTGATTTCACTTCTGTGTGGAGATATTTCATTAGCTGATGTACTATTACAAACATCACTTACAATGTGATCAATTACAGGATATTATGTATGGGGTTAACATCAGAGTTAGTTCCTTTCTTACTTCCACTTTTACATGTTCATTGTCTATGGTTTCTGAAGTCACAAGACAACACTTGTAAGAGGCAACACTTATAACATATAGGGCATATAAATCATGGGGTATGTACAGGTACTTATTACATGTTTTTGGATCTATTTACTATAAATCTAccaagtttcatgaacattacTGAACTTAAAAGAGCTAACAATTCTTATTAGAAAGGCATTACAGAAAAGGGGGAAATCTTAATTAAGGGAACTTTCTTCAACTTCTATAATAATATCCTTTGGGTAATTTTAAGGAATTTCCTGAGTTAAAATGTTCTTGAAACTGGgctctgatatatatataaaacataggCAGTATCTGCACTAAATTAGCATTATGTACTGTACCCAATTCTAAGCAGTACGTTGTTACTCAAAATACTTTACCCACCCTTAGTGTAACAATCTGTATATGTACCACAACAGTCAATAAAACCATCACATGacaaaatgatataacataGTTTATACCCTGTAAAGTTTAACCCCATAGACATTCCATTACATGAGGATGATGGCCAGTGTATTGGATGTCAACTTATAACTGATCAAAGCAAAACAatcaacaatgaaatgaaatatctgAATTCAGCTACCATTAGCTAAATGCTTGAGAGATAAAACCTAATCATGAAATACCTATATACTAATACAACAGAATTACAATAACAGAAAATGAGGATCTAAATAACACACTTAGAGGCTAGTGATAAAAAATTGCACTATTCCTACGTAtcacataaaaaataatcaaattgtgttataaatctGTGCACAATTATTGAAGTTTTAATGGTCTTTCTGTTTATTGAGAAGTTTTAATGGTCCTTCTgttcattgaaaagttttaatGGTCCTTCTGTTTATTGAGAAGTTTTAATGGTCCTTCTGTTCATTGAGAAGTTTTAATGGTCCTTCTGTTTATTGAGAAGTTTTAATGGTCCTTCTGTTTATTGAGAAGTTTTAAGGGTCATCCTGTTTATTGAGAAGTTTTAATGGTCCTTCTGTTCATTAAGAAGTTTTAATGGTCCTTCTGTTTATTGAGAAGTTTTAAGGGTCATCCTGTTTATTAAGAAGTTTTAATGGTCCTTCTGTTTATTGAGAAGTTTTAAGGGTCATCCTGTTTATTAAGAAGTTTTAATGGTCCTTCTGTTTATTGAGAAGTTTTAATGGTCCTCTAGttatttaaaaagttttaatGGTCCTTCTGTTCATTGAGAAGTTTTAATGGTCCTCCTGttttttgaaaagttttaaTGGTTCTTTTGTTTATTGAGAAGTTTTAATGGTCCTCTAGTTTTTACataagaaaaatactgaattaATGATGATTTGGTTGGGAAATATTTCTGTGTCATTGTGTTAATTGCAGTTACTATATGGCACCATGTATCACATACCACCACATTCCCACCTGTGTCATTGTCCAAAGCAAATTATTTCTACCGATAATTACAGGTTATCATTCTGTAGTTTGAAAATTAACTCCTAAATAGTATGCTGATAACCTATTCGCCTTTTATGAAGCCTTATAGAATATCAATATTAGCATAAAAGGTGGTACAAtgtattaacaaaacaaaaacaaaaagacacTCACAAAACATGAGAAATGAAGTTCTAATTTGGACATctgaaaaaaagtaaaatattaggCTATAATTTAAGGAAAATTTTTCCTCTGAGATTGTATCTAGGCCAGCATCATCAAGTTAATGGAAAGAGTAGCTTTGAGTTAATAACAGAGAGAAAAGTAGCTCTTTCCTGAACTATAAAAGCCATGGTAGTTTTATGACCTGACATGGTCTCATAAACATACCACTATTCTATTTTATCATGCCCATATCGGCAATCCCAAGTCGTTTTTGCAACTGTGTCGCTGTTTTCTTAAAGTCTTTTTCCATATCTGCCATTATTTTCATGTCTGTGACAAACTTGGCGACACTTTTTGGTTTGTTGGTTGCTGAGTTGACGCGTACGCGGAGATTTTGTCCTATGTGATCCTCTGGCGGTTCCTCGTCTGATGAACTGTAATATTCCTCGCGACCAGCTACCTCGTCCTCAGCGCAAACCTCATCTTCACCTTGATTAAAGTCTGATTCTGAATTTATATCCAAAGTGGGAATATCTGGAGCAGGTGATGCTGCTGGAGCACTCGGTGGTGATTCCTGTCCGTAGTTGGATTGTAATTCTGTTTCCTTTTCCTGAGAAGGAGGTTCCTCCCCCTGGTGCTCCTGGATGCTATTCATCGAAGGAACACTAGCTGACTTTAGTCGTGGCTTTTGAGCTGGTTTCTTTTTGGCATTTGGTTTATTGCTAACAGGATGAGTGACTTCGTACTTGAGTGGTCTATCATGTAACTGGGTGACGAACACTATCAATGAAAAAGACGTtctaataaatttatttattcttttaagTGGTCAAATATTCAAACCATTGTAAAAGAAGAGATATTGAATTTAGACTTGCAAAATGATAtaacttttcatttcataactttgctatttatatattatctcaTATGTTTTAGTCTTTCAATATCTTTATCCTTTTCCTTTTTCATACCTTCTGAAATTATTGATATCATGTCTTAAACAATGATTGAAACGAGCAAAATATAGAactatttgaataaaaattctCAGTGATAATTTAAAGGGTGTCATCATCTGTTATATATACGACCCTAAGATACAATGAAGTGTAGCTCAACTGTCTAGGCAGTCAGATTGTAATCCAAATCTCCGAGACAACAACATACCACTGGCACTCTTTGGTCTTGGTTTCTGATTGGCTTTATCCTTGTTTGTAGTTGTAGCTGTGAATGCACTAGTTGGGCGAGGCTTTTTAACCCCATTATCTGGACCAAACACAGCATCCAGGTCAAACAGATTCGTCTGTATGGGatatacaaaaacatttattaaattGTAGAGTTGGAAACAATAACgttaaaaaaacaagaggcccagagggcctgtatcgctcacctggtttgtaatgccaagtaatgttctgaatacaggttcattgtttcttttcttaaggaattttaatattaacctctaaatcccctattgggccccacccctcctgcgcccagggggtcagagccaaaatttatacaagttctgttccccttctcccaagggtgtttatggccaaatttggtcacaatcccaGCAAAActccaggacaagtagcgatttataggatttacctctatttcccctattgggccccacccgtcctgcccccggggggccagagccaaaatttatacaagatctgttccccttccaaaaaggatgtttgtggccaaatttggttacattccataaagaactctatgactagtagcgatttaaaggatttacctcaatttcacctattgggccccgccccctcctgcccccgggggatcagagccaaaatttatacaagttctgttccccttcccctacggatgtttgtggccaaatttggttacattccattcagaactctatgactagtagcgatttaatggatttacctctatttcccctattgggccccgcccctcctgcccccaggggatcagagccaaaatttatacaagttctgttccccttcccccaaggatgtttgtggccaaatttggttacataccattcagaactctatgactagtagcgatttaatggatttacctctatttcccctattgggccccgcccctcctgcccccaggggatcagagccaaaatttatacaagttctgttccccttcccccaaggatgtttgtggccaaatttggttacataccattcagaactctatgactagtagcgatttaaaggatttacctctatttcccctattgggccccacccctcctgcccccggggggtcagagtcaaaatttatacaagttctgttccccctcccccaaggatgtttgtggccaaatttggttacaatccatgcagaactctatgactagtagcgatttaaaggaaatgttgacggacagacggacgccgacggacgccgacggacgacggacgacggacgccgcgccatgacataagcttacCGGCCCtgcgggccaggtgagctaaaaacacaGAAAAGCCCACAAATGAACAAATTCTCCCTCCACTATTTCATGCCATAATTTATGCTAGAATTATCTGTGCATGTACTTGAACTTCCTACAATAACGGCAAATATGGTTTAAATTGATGACCATCAGCTTCCATTTTTAAGCCTCTCTACGCCAATTAACACCACATTATTCGCGACTGATTCTATTATACTTATAATAGATATACACTTTTAACAACTATTGACCGACAGGTTACCTGTTTATATCTCTGTGGATCATCGTATGTTGTTCTGTACTTCTGTCTGTTGTCACGGCCATTTTCTAAATGGTACAATCCCGTAAATGCctgtaaaatgtaataaaatgattGTTTAGTTACCATCTTCTGACATACCTTTGATGTATGAAGAGGTATTTAAAGTGAAACTAATAAGacattatttgattttaccTAATAATTATCAAAACTTTGTGGATAAAGCTAAATAAAACTGTCTCAACCCCCTATCTACCCATgtataattataagcaatttaaaagaaatttattaCAGCTAAAAATCTGCATGCACCAAGAATGTATCATGTATTACATTCCAATTCCTTTTATTTCATATGCATAAATTAATTTGTATGTTATGCGCTttgcttttttttctctccGATTTTTTGTAATTCAAACAAATAACCTACAGAATTGGTTTTGTTTCCACTCGCTGTTGGTTGTACAAATAGGTCATTAAAGGTCACGTCAGGATTATTTTCTTTCATGTTTGTCCTGTGTTGTTTTTGGGCAGATCGTATTCGTCCTCTTGTACTACTACTACCACTTGAAGGCCGCGTTTGAACACTATTTGTCTGAAACAAGAAATTTGTgactacaaaatgtatatataatgcatggtctttgtaattttttccctgaccttgatttatatttttacaatcTTACACAAAAAAAGGTTCCATTTACCCCAAAAACATTCATTTACCCCTACACTCCTAAGGAACTGCTTGTCAACTTCCTCATAAGTTTTCTGTTTGTTTCGAAGTGGTGTTTTGGCCATATCTTGTTGATGGTTTTGTAGGACCTCTTCCATATAAAGTTGTCGGTTTCTCATGTGGATCTGCTGCCGCGCATGGATTTCCTCCTGAATCTGGGCGTATTCTCTGTCTAGGAGTTTAATAGCAAGTCTCTCCCATGTCCTCACTACCCTCTCCTAGCAATGGAATAGAAACACTTTACACAAACTAATCTCAAAAACACTTAGCTGTACATTCAATCCAATAAAAAAACAGGTCGCTATTTAGCCATATTTTAGTCAAAACTTAAAAATCTAACTTTTCAGTAGTTATATTGTGGCTATAATAGTGAAACACTATCCTGAAAACATAATCAAGTCTCTGTATCAAAAGTGTTTGCATCATACCTTAATTTCTGGGATAGGCGTGTTGGTTGTACGCTTCCCATCCTGATATGGCTGCATGAACTCTGGTGGCTGGAGACCTGCAAATCATTTCAATTACAATACTGTGAaattaatgtacatttgtaattatcATAGACATTGTATGGGGGTGTAAAATATGAACATGGCTGCTTAAAAAAGATGTTACTATGCTACCAGTGTGGCATTTGAACATCAAAACATGGcataagggtcaaagaagtgatatcaacaggattttccagatgacacagTATCCCATCAAACCtaagtctgtaggatacgaattacttcaaatggtaaatatgtgacaaagaagtaattccaaccgtgtggacaaaaaaaattgtcaaattttttaGGCAATCTGCctctttatcaagacacacaaaacgaacactgtacatgattacataatatgatgcAAACAGTAATACGGGACAATGACATTTGGATACCCATTCCAACTTTAGTGTACTTAAGATTTAAAGTGTAAATCCAAATTTAAAGAGATACCAGTTAAGAGATACATTGTGCAAGCACAATTCTGTCTTTGCACATtacaaagttacctcccttccaaGTAGGTATCAACtgttaatgtcattattttgtgagtgataTTCACATTGTTTGCTCACAAATACATGatttcacaatcaatacctacctgtaggtcagataactctgtaatatgcaactACAGAATACCCAATACTGCCATAAACTGTAGGATAAGCACTAGCATTTGCTATTataagaaaatatgaaaaggtCAATGTGAACTTAAGTAATATGTATggaaaatatgtattatatgaatGGCTAAGaaaatttgtgtaaattttatttcataaaaaaatatgaaaagggATCAAACAACAGGCTTAAGCCCATACAAGTTCTCTTCCAGAAATTCATCACTCTAGATATTATATCAGGGACCAAATACCACACATCCACCTATTTTGTCACAATAGAAAAAGATATCAATACAGAGAATTCTATggtattaatatttatttagtaATTAAGCAGTTTCATCAAAGCAGCAAAATCACCTT
Coding sequences:
- the LOC138315960 gene encoding uncharacterized protein translates to MPVGGQGDRALYGHVGHPQNMTALLDTITKLKQDIAQSHIEKQNLAEQMNVLITLIKRSWSGDFNASLHLGNIIGLQPPEFMQPYQDGKRTTNTPIPEIKERVVRTWERLAIKLLDREYAQIQEEIHARQQIHMRNRQLYMEEVLQNHQQDMAKTPLRNKQKTYEEVDKQFLRSVGTNSVQTRPSSGSSSTRGRIRSAQKQHRTNMKENNPDVTFNDLFVQPTASGNKTNSAFTGLYHLENGRDNRQKYRTTYDDPQRYKQTNLFDLDAVFGPDNGVKKPRPTSAFTATTTNKDKANQKPRPKSASVFVTQLHDRPLKYEVTHPVSNKPNAKKKPAQKPRLKSASVPSMNSIQEHQGEEPPSQEKETELQSNYGQESPPSAPAASPAPDIPTLDINSESDFNQGEDEVCAEDEVAGREEYYSSSDEEPPEDHIGQNLRVRVNSATNKPKSVAKFVTDMKIMADMEKDFKKTATQLQKRLGIADMGMIK